A stretch of DNA from Solenopsis invicta isolate M01_SB chromosome 5, UNIL_Sinv_3.0, whole genome shotgun sequence:
taattactcattaaataattatgaaaaattgatcACAGATATTTaaccaattttaattaaacttttattctaataaaaaattgatctaTGTATTGCAGGCTAAGCCCAAGAAACCCTTGACTATCGAAAAGCAGATTGGTGGTGACAAGAACGGTGAGAAGCGTATTGTGCTTTTGAAGAAGAGACGCGCAAACTATCCTACCGCTGATCGAGTTACCGTGCATCATGCTAAGAAATGTTTCCATGAACATCGTCGTTACTTGAGACCGACTCTGAAACCAGGAACAATCTGCATCTTGTTGGCTGGTCCCCATAAGGGAAAGAGAGTGGTCTTTCTAAAACAATTGAAGAGTGGTTTGCTTTTGATTACTGGTATGTTTATTACtgacttttatatattatatttgatattaacaGATTAATGTGagactttattataatttataattattaacaaattattacaggACCATTCCTGATCAATGCCTGTCCTTTACGAAGAGTCAGTCAAAATTATGTGATTGCCACTTCCACGAGCTTAAATGTTTCTGGCGTCAAAGTGCCCACACACATCAatgatgaatattttaaaagaaaacgtGACAAGCGCGCCAAGAAGGAGGAAGGTGAtattttcagcaaaaaaaaggaagaatatAAACCGAGCGATCAAAGAAAGGCTGATCAGAGAGTAGTTGACAAAATGGTGATCAAAGCTATTAAGAAAcatcaagataaaaaattgctgTTCACATATCTGTCAGCAATGTTTGGACTACGAAGCAGTCAGTATCCACACAGGATGAAGTTTTAATTGTCTGTCATGCTTATAATTCGAActtttcaaagaaataaatataaaactaaaaatctatatcttttatatgttatcctcTATATCTTATCTTAAATATATCTTAATAGACATCTGTCAAGAGCAAATAGagctattaaatttaaatgaaaaagtcgTTTATTGCTTTGCAATGAAGTATTACTTTAGTAATTTTCACGATGTAAAGTTTTgataagaaggcctattcggtcatagctggatcgtagtgctttatgtatacgtgtgattttatatactttctcagactcaaccaaactgcgcgccgttactttcggtcatataacacggttataatcgaataagagttagtaatatcacttttattaaattaaaattaatttaataatacttgatgcttactagcatgTATATTaaccttccccccccccctgaaaaaactgtaaagaatttattgcgaaaaatatcatctcagccagggttcgaacctgggacctcccgaatctccggtacgggtaTCTTATAGCGATTTCAGCTAGGGCGCAACGGTGTGCCACCTTACCGGTGGCACACAAACTGGCTCCGACTATTTTCTCAGGTCCACTTTGTGTATACACTCAATATGCACTTGTGAGGTGTATCGAGCCCAGACAAACACGCGGCACCATTAAGGAACTGAATTATTTGACTAGCCAAACACAAAAGTTGCACCGACACCTGAAATGTGCAACCCGTGTGCTCCAGCCGAAATCACTATTAGCCAACTCAActagtatataaaatcacacatatacataaagcattaagatccagctatgaccgaataagccttcttatttaaattgtatgttacatgtatcggtcgaacatctttctaattttaaagTTTCGAATTTTCGGAATCATAACTCTtggattttttgaaattttaaatataatgcaaGTTTCTTGCCAATTTTATTTTCCTGACCTTATCattaaaactttgaattttcgCGATTCAAAATTCCGAATTGTCacaattcttgaaaaattgtttggaattttaaatagtacaaactttttatcaattattattattataaccgTTTTAAcactatcaatttttaaaaatttaaatgtttgcatcaaaatgttaaaatttttaattctagaaATTACAATCCTTAGAATTTTCGTTATTGAATGGGACTAAATGTTAAGGggatatttaaaagaaaaacattttgtgttattaatgtatattttatcatatttttataaatttacgaaACATGTATTATTAgtgttttttatacattatattattacattgttaaCCCCTCAATACACATAATCAAAATACGCGATTTCCGATGGTCGTTCACGAAATAAGTGCTGAATGAGAACCATTCAACACATCGGCAAAAcgacaacaataaacttcgagaaatTGAGTCTCGATGCAATGCAAGGttttatactttcttttttttgaaaaatacatatttaaattgaatataattagattacaacatttttaaatattagttctTTTTAAGTAGATACTATTTATGttagaataagatttttaaataaaaataaaaatatagtgtCACTTGAGTTTAATAGAAAGAAATTTACGTTTATCttgtacttacaattagacGTCTAGCAGCACCAAGTCtttgtacttaaaaaattttgagttattgaatttttgcaatGGTCCTGGAATTATTGCAATGCCTCTTGAATTATTGCAATGCCCCTCAAATTACTACAATGCCCTAAACTTTGTAGACCTTATATTAtgattacacagaaaaaaattttatcgttaaAGATTACACGTTATTCAAATTtgctcattttttaaaaatcttatgttAATTCTCTGTAGATTACCCAAGTAAATTTCATCATTTAAGAAACAATTATTGTGTTTCTCAATAAGTTTTTAAGCGccgaaatatatgaaaaaatttattcttttaatattttatacaattatatatgacTCAAAAcgtttcttacaattttttttatgtccaaATTTATGGCAGAATTGGCCGAATAATTCAAAAGgaaaattatttgaatcttTAAATCCCTATtgtctgcaataaattaaattatagtttattaaacaattattagttttattatttgatttatcaatcaaaattaaatctaaaagcTACGAACAAACAAAgcatttaattgaattaaatctaATAGTAGCATTAATTGAAGTGATGCGTTATTAATATCTGTAAGgataatatgcaattaaaatcctaatatttttttaacaaataatattagatGTTGCTTAACGTaagaaagattatttaattacatgtttATCTCATTCTTTTATTTCGCTTTTCTGTTGTTCTATTTCACGCTTACACTTACATAAGTGTTCCCATTTTCTGCTTCTTACATTTCCCGACGAATAGATCGCGCATTCAAAATTGCGCCATTGAATAAATGTTTACGGTATCGCTTTTGCTGTCGCGCACTTGGAGTGACTTTTTCGCAATCctatatatcaatttaaaaaaaaaaccgtgacCAGAATTTTCTTGATGGTCGGGAAAGCTCCATTGTGTGTACGTCACGGCAATATATGTTAGCAAAAAGAACGCGACAAAAGTCGccatctttttttattgtttggaGCAGCGTAATTCCCGCTACTCGCTTGCGTCCATATCTGTAAAGTTTCATCCTGATAAAACGTTACAACCCCCTCGCTTGCAAGGGGGCCAATGAGATCGCCGAACTGATGGCGCAGAATCCGCGAAATCCATCCCCCAGTTACCGCGGCTAATCCCGATTGGCGAAACCCGATCCAATCGGCTCTCATCCGTTATTGATCCCGACGGAGAAATTGttgaattgtttttttattgaacCGAGTTGTAAAGTGCTTTACGACCGGCGTAAAACGGCCGGCCGCGTTATACGATGGCGGTggtgaattattaaaattgccaGAGACGCCTCGATGCTCTCACGGATTAATGGACGCGATTCTTCGAGGCGATCGACTAAGATCGACTTGAATTACCCtgtctttaaatattattattatttttactctcACAGCATTGCTGAAGCAAAAATTTTGTCTTCAAGAAATATCTGAAATGTTATATTTCACTCTTTGAAGGCAAACCAAATCAAAtgattaactaaattattttatctatgtaaTTACTTACGTAAAAATtgctcttttaaaaaatatctgattgtgaaatatatgtaattatttataaaaaaagaactttgaGAAGATAGATTACcacttcaattttaatatacgttatttttttaaacattgtatAATATTACGATTGATATTtccttcaaataaaaaattacgctaAAATGAAGTTTCAACATTCAACAATTTGCGACAAATTTGTTGTGTACGTATGATTTTAAGATGCACTTTTTATACATATGCGtgtgttgaataaaattaaaatataatattaagatcGTTTACGACGGTTTAGAATTTGTGACAATTTagatagaataatattttatttataattttaaatgttatctaatacaataaatatttgtttaatcaaAATATACACCCACATagagaatattaaattttgttataatgttaAATTCAGAGTATGAATTCTGATACGACTTCCAAATTGTTGAACCTGAGTTTGAATAAATAACAGAGAACTTTTTCACTTGTTTTAAAGACCAAAATATGGGAGCTCACATTATCATCTATTCCtctaatatgtaataataattttatacaacatAGCTAAATgtaatacactgagaaaaaaaatgttaacttgagtaaactttttttctcaatgtacaagACAATATAACTTCTTTCTGAGGGGGCAGATTTATGTTTGCGTACGATAATGGCTGCCATTGTAACGAAATGGATTTGCGGGACAAGAATGGAAGGTGTAGAAAAGCAGGTTTCTCCTCTGGAATAACAGTTTACGGAAAAATTAGCGGCACTTCACTATGCAAAC
This window harbors:
- the LOC105205724 gene encoding 60S ribosomal protein L6 isoform X2; the encoded protein is MVDTKAQTPEKKAAATPAVAAPAAAKEGKVKSKGKPTRGQPRNYDLGNGVYRFSRTRMYHKKAIYKFLGKKTQKKAKPKKPLTIEKQIGGDKNGEKRIVLLKKRRANYPTADRVTVHHAKKCFHEHRRYLRPTLKPGTICILLAGPHKGKRVVFLKQLKSGLLLITGPFLINACPLRRVSQNYVIATSTSLNVSGVKVPTHINDEYFKRKRDKRAKKEEGDIFSKKKEEYKPSDQRKADQRVVDKMVIKAIKKHQDKKLLFTYLSAMFGLRSSQYPHRMKF
- the LOC105205724 gene encoding 60S ribosomal protein L6 isoform X1, whose protein sequence is MTDLFGQHYIFAISRMVDTKAQTPEKKAAATPAVAAPAAAKEGKVKSKGKPTRGQPRNYDLGNGVYRFSRTRMYHKKAIYKFLGKKTQKKAKPKKPLTIEKQIGGDKNGEKRIVLLKKRRANYPTADRVTVHHAKKCFHEHRRYLRPTLKPGTICILLAGPHKGKRVVFLKQLKSGLLLITGPFLINACPLRRVSQNYVIATSTSLNVSGVKVPTHINDEYFKRKRDKRAKKEEGDIFSKKKEEYKPSDQRKADQRVVDKMVIKAIKKHQDKKLLFTYLSAMFGLRSSQYPHRMKF